DNA from Rhipicephalus sanguineus isolate Rsan-2018 chromosome 11, BIME_Rsan_1.4, whole genome shotgun sequence:
CACAAATCCAAAGTTACGATGGCGCGATTCATAGTCGGAGTAATTTGTCGGCACTATTTTCATATATTGTGTTCCAGCCGGAAGTTTTGCGAGTAGAACACTCTTACTAATAATAGTTAGGAAGAGAATACTCACACCAGAAAACAACAATTATGTTCCATGCAATCAGAGTTAGGCACCTGCTAAAGTATCTGAACATACTCCtaaatctgcaaaagcagcttcGCTTGAGCAATGAGCACTTGAGCAATGTAGCGATTCGGGCGTGCTGATAGAGATTCATTAGAAAGCAGCGCACCCACACGAAGACGAAGAGACAGAAACCAACGGCACGGGCGCTGATGTCgccggtttttttcttttcgtcttcgTGTGGGTGCGCTGTTTCCTGCTAGGGCATCACATTGTGGCCTtctcattttcatgttaaccTGCCGGCTGTACATTGCACTTCTCACTCTTTCCTTGGTACATCGTAGTGCGACGCTACTATCGGATGAAtgggaatttttctctttcacgcATATTCAAGGCCAGATAAGGTTGGTCCTAAGGGCAGACACGACGGAAAAGGCCAGCGAAGGTTTGGTTACAAAGGTCGATGACATTAGGTCTCCTCTCATGACCCTTCTGCCTCGGGAGCATACCGAGACCTGGTTTACTATATTATATGGTACAATACCTAACGCTGTACAAGGTTTACACTGAACCAATCACCGTATTCTTGTTTCTCCTCATACCAAGTTTTAGGCGTCAACAACGTCGAGAACGAACGCTTTCATTTAATTACTCCAACAAGGGTTCCTGACAAAAGCAGCTGAGACAATGTAGCTATTAATCAGGCATTATATAACACTTTATATTTCTCTCGAGGTACGTTTAGTTGCGTCATGACAGAAGTTAAGAAATACAATGTCTAATTTCCAGCACTACATGAACACTCTTGCGTGCAACGGAGAGTAAATACCTTGTAGGACGCTTGACctccgccttcaagagtagaacgcgatgacGTGATCGGGCCCCTTTCGCTTACGCCTTCTCAGTCGCTGGCCTGGGTTCGCTTCTCGGTGCCCGACTCAAACTtgccgcaaggaaagaaacgtctgtgcgTGTGCAAACTGGCCGTTTCCAACTACCCTAGAATGCTTACTACAGGTAAAgttgcgaagttcccactacTACATAAGTATAcattttgcgaattggcgaagtactcactacgcgtccgtaagacaacGCGTGTACTGGCGCAGTTGCACACGTTGTTGATTATGCCTGTGTGTTTTGCAATTGGTGGGCCTTCATGCGAATCagtcattgcgcaattagcatgttttgacgcctggcgcgattctgcgcttctgccccGCAATATCACAAGCAGACACTCTtcacactacatgacattcatttagtttttttttgagGAACTGTATCAAGCACGagcgtggctctggggtagaacacGTTGCTGGCACGGACGAGTTCTCTGTTCAAATCCCACTCGAACCCAGGTTTTTACAACTCTTTTTATTGCCATCTATCTCAAATTTTATCTCATAGACAACGCTTACTTTCGGCTCACAACCAATGAAGCCGACACTTAGGCCGACACCCTAAGTTCTGCCAAACGAGCTgttgaacgctatcgcgttcaaatgaGATATACGGACtcataaaaatagaaaagaagtCGCCGCTAATTGCTTGCGCTgacaaagaagagaaagaagagacaaagagacaaagaagagaaataCGAGTATTTTTGCTTACCTAAAGTTTGCTTTAATTTTCTATCATGCATTGCCAGCTATATTATAGTCATGTCAATTTTACTACGTTGATGTTTATTTTAGCCAATGTTAATTATATTGTTATCTTAACCACTTAAGAGCCCGCGTAGTGTTTTTCAGTTAATTTGAAGGATATTGTCACATAGCGGCCCATAAATAACCTTTCCCTTGTGCGCATGCTTCGCAAATTGTTGCACAGATTTAGCGTGAGGTCCTATCTTTACCCAGGCATCCCAAAGCCGCAAGTCGTAGTAGGTTTCCCAGCCTGCAAAGATACAGCAATTTTTTTGTATACAAATATCTTGGTCCGCTGGATGAAGACATGTATGAAGCTAGGGCCTAATCTTCTACTACAAGTTCGCATTTAAACAGTTGCGTTGCGCAAGTGCCATATTTTATATACCAGCAAACGTATTCATGTTCCCGTGCCGTGCTTTACTGATATAAAGTTTTTTCGAAACAGTGCACCGCATTAACAGCATAAATCTCTTTGCGTGCTCTGGCTGTTATAAACACAGATTCTCCGACGACATTTTGTACTCCTTCGGATAGTTCATGCAACGATATTTGCGAACGATGGGTTGTTTGCATTTTTCATAGAGTAGTATTTACTACTAACCGAGGTGTTGTTGCTTAACCTTCATTACGGCGCAGCGGTGCCTCTTGCTCATAAAAAGCACCTTTTCCTTGAAGAGGAACACACGCCCTGGAAAATGATATCCGACAAATTATATTCATCGATTCAGCTAACATGGGTTGCAATAAAAACTTTCTTAAAATGGGCCACCGAAATATATGCCTATTAGAGAAATACATTGTATAGTTCAGTGCTTTCTTCTTGAATGCTTTATCATTTGAAACGCCAATTGCGGCCATGGCCCAAACTCTTGAATCACTTACAACTTCTATTTCAGCAAAGTTGGCCCTAATATGGCGTCCAGGGTACCGCAAGGCGGCTTCCATCTACTTTTGAACCAACTTTCCTGAAATAGAACTGCTTCACTACACCTCTAATAATGTTTCCTTGAGCCTATTGCATAAGTTAGCTTCAAGTGAATGAAAAAGTTAG
Protein-coding regions in this window:
- the LOC119374514 gene encoding uncharacterized protein LOC119374514 gives rise to the protein MYFYDEQHRWIAKKLEGLFSKQQKDVMQVRNKGRVFLFKEKVLFMSKRHRCAVMKVKQQHLGWETYYDLRLWDAWVKIGPHAKSVQQFAKHAHKGKVIYGPLCDNILQIN